A region of Maniola jurtina chromosome 7, ilManJurt1.1, whole genome shotgun sequence DNA encodes the following proteins:
- the LOC123866922 gene encoding piggyBac transposable element-derived protein 3-like, which translates to MDAVFKGCTLYEALAILEEDDELEPQLLYIEPPDPAILSDEDSADEDEGGFINNLTGRQLNARCEVVLASRSEPRGAGRPSASKTSRTGNLVSDSIRYDGRNHLLVPGGSRRKCGLESCHSQTRLQCNKCNVGLCAACNLQFHTNNT; encoded by the exons ATGGATGCAGTGTTCAA GGGTTGTACATTATATGAGGCACTTGCCATACTTGAAGAAGACGACGAACTCGAGCCTCAGTTGCTTTATATTGAACCTCCAGACCCTGCAATCCTATCTGACGAAGATTCGGCCGACGAAGATGAGGGTGGTTTCATAAATAATCTCACAGGTCGGCAACTCAATGCTAGATGTGAAGTGGTACTGGCATCTAGATCTGAGCCACGAGGTGCTGGCCGTCCATCAGCTTCCAAAACATCCAGAACTGGCAATCTAGTCTCTGACAGCATACGTTATGACGGCAGAAATCATTTATTGGTACCCGGTGGGTCACGACGCAAGTGTGGGTTAGAGTCTTGCCATAGTCAGACTAGGCTGCAGTGCAATAAATGCAACGTGGGGCTCTGTGCGGCTTGCAACCTACAGTTTCACACAAACAATACGTAA